A segment of the Bacillota bacterium genome:
TCTCTGAGTGTACTCGCGATCCTCTCTCCAGAGGGGCACAAGACCGTGTCCAAGCTCAGCTACGAACTGGACGGCGGAGTGAGCCTCGAATGGACACTGCCCGGCGAGTTCGGGCTGTCGCTAAGCCTGTGACATTCTCCCCATCATCAACTCATCTTTGACCGGGGCACCCGTGTGTGCCCCGGTTCTCCTTTTTCTTTCATGGTGTGGCCGGAACGTGGAGGGATAGAATATTGACGACGGCCGCGCAACCATGTTACCTCAAGGATATAACTTTTTTATATTTCAACGCATAATATTATTGACAGATCCATCGCAGCAGATCTATACTGAGTACCGGAGAACGCGATCTCGAGGTGAGCAGAGCTTGAAGCTTCACGGTCCCGATGAACCTGTCTACACCATCAGCGTGGCCGCTCGTCTTCTCGGGGTCAAGGCGCAAATGCTCAGGATCCTCGAACGTGAAGGGCTCCTACAGCCCGCACGGACCGAGGCCAACATACGCCTCTACTCTGAGAACGACCTGCTCCGCCTCAAGAGAATCTGCTTTCTCGTCCGGGAGGAAGGGGTGAATCTCGCCGGGGTCAAGATGATCCTGGACATGGAATC
Coding sequences within it:
- a CDS encoding MerR family transcriptional regulator, producing MKLHGPDEPVYTISVAARLLGVKAQMLRILEREGLLQPARTEANIRLYSENDLLRLKRICFLVREEGVNLAGVKMILDMESRDGNVSIRYSRMQSRTARDASRDPETGED